A genome region from Alteripontixanthobacter maritimus includes the following:
- the flgB gene encoding flagellar basal body rod protein FlgB, producing the protein MSDRLFGIHGAALELRSQRMGMLTSNIANAATPGYKAKDIDFAAALDARVAGADVARSTDAATRYRVPVMATMDGNTVELANEQMAFAENAVAYSATLSFLEGRVNNIKRALKGD; encoded by the coding sequence ATGAGTGACAGATTGTTCGGCATCCACGGCGCGGCCCTGGAATTGCGGTCGCAGCGGATGGGGATGCTGACATCCAACATCGCCAATGCCGCCACGCCCGGTTACAAGGCGAAGGATATCGACTTCGCCGCCGCACTGGATGCGCGCGTCGCGGGGGCTGACGTTGCCCGCTCCACCGATGCCGCCACCCGTTACCGCGTACCGGTCATGGCGACGATGGACGGCAACACCGTGGAACTCGCCAACGAACAGATGGCCTTTGCCGAAAATGCGGTCGCCTATTCGGCCACGCTGTCCTTCCTCGAAGGGCGCGTGAACAATATCAAACGCGCGCTGAAGGGGGACTGA
- a CDS encoding MotA/TolQ/ExbB proton channel family protein, which yields MNWPALVDPLSAALVLGGTLLAVLLRCGPGDIAALWRELAKTRRTRFDYTATRAALAPQVEAIRHDGILRAPPCTVADSEIAEATDALVHDRSLGALLATHQRYIKRRQQARDAALRVVGQAGDLAPVFGLAGTLFALSQMPAEGLSTGTGGGPDGVALMATVATAVLTTLYGLLAAHLLFYPLARMLERRGEREEAARQQLIDWLAEQTAPALTPHPASGAVPQPQADRAAALTPMGDAA from the coding sequence ATGAACTGGCCTGCGCTGGTCGATCCGCTCAGCGCGGCGCTGGTGCTGGGCGGCACGCTGCTCGCCGTGCTGCTGCGCTGCGGTCCGGGTGACATCGCCGCGCTGTGGCGCGAACTGGCGAAGACCCGGCGGACCCGCTTCGATTATACCGCGACCCGCGCCGCGCTTGCGCCGCAGGTGGAGGCGATCCGGCACGACGGCATCTTGCGCGCGCCGCCCTGTACGGTGGCCGATAGCGAGATTGCCGAGGCCACCGATGCGCTGGTCCACGACCGATCGCTTGGCGCGCTGCTGGCAACCCATCAACGCTATATCAAGCGGCGGCAACAGGCGCGCGATGCGGCGTTGCGGGTGGTCGGGCAGGCGGGCGATCTCGCTCCCGTATTCGGATTGGCGGGCACGCTGTTCGCGTTGAGCCAGATGCCAGCTGAGGGCCTAAGCACGGGAACAGGGGGCGGGCCGGACGGCGTGGCCCTGATGGCAACCGTCGCGACAGCTGTGTTGACCACGCTGTACGGCCTGCTCGCCGCGCATCTCCTGTTCTATCCGCTCGCCCGGATGCTGGAACGGCGCGGGGAACGCGAGGAAGCTGCCCGCCAGCAATTGATCGACTGGCTGGCGGAGCAGACGGCTCCGGCCCTGACGCCGCATCCGGCAAGCGGGGCGGTTCCGCAGCCGCAAGCTGACCGAGCGGCAGCGCTTACTCCGATGGGCGATGCGGCATGA
- a CDS encoding flagella basal body P-ring formation protein FlgA, producing MSRIITVSLAALGLLSAPLAAPLSAQSGFTDPAAIDAAVASFTGAPIGALGGAKDPVDRRLRLARCSSAPTLDWHTPRRDTVRVECPDPRGWRIFVAVTGGSNGAAQRPGAARSIAARDEPVVKRGEVVTMTIKGRGFSISRQGEALEDGMAGNWIRVRPTAAAGRRTTGNRDEMRGRIVRPGLLEIPLG from the coding sequence ATGTCCCGCATTATAACTGTCAGCCTTGCCGCTTTAGGCCTGCTATCCGCGCCGCTCGCCGCCCCGCTCAGCGCGCAATCGGGCTTTACCGATCCGGCCGCGATCGATGCGGCGGTGGCAAGCTTTACCGGCGCGCCGATCGGTGCGCTTGGCGGTGCGAAAGACCCCGTCGATCGCCGCTTGCGGCTGGCCCGGTGCAGCAGCGCGCCCACGCTTGACTGGCATACGCCGCGCCGCGATACCGTGCGCGTGGAATGCCCGGACCCGCGCGGCTGGCGCATCTTCGTGGCCGTCACCGGGGGCAGCAACGGCGCGGCCCAGCGTCCCGGTGCGGCCCGCAGCATTGCCGCCCGCGACGAGCCCGTCGTCAAGCGCGGCGAAGTGGTGACCATGACCATCAAGGGGCGCGGTTTTTCCATCAGCCGCCAGGGTGAGGCGCTGGAGGACGGCATGGCGGGCAACTGGATCCGCGTGCGGCCCACCGCTGCTGCCGGGCGCCGGACCACCGGCAACCGCGACGAAATGCGCGGCCGGATCGTGCGCCCCGGATTGCTGGAAATCCCGCTCGGGTAA
- a CDS encoding flagellar biosynthesis anti-sigma factor FlgM: MSSFDMTKITASLPIRDPGGQPAAPRPDTATNHARSDDGGVTVEASVGLSASQPPVDGDRVAQIRSALQQGNYPILPTEIADAVIAAKLMLSSGE, encoded by the coding sequence ATGTCGTCCTTCGACATGACCAAGATAACCGCCTCGCTCCCTATCCGTGATCCGGGCGGCCAGCCCGCAGCACCGCGCCCAGATACGGCAACCAACCACGCCCGCAGCGATGATGGCGGCGTGACGGTCGAAGCCTCGGTCGGTCTGAGCGCAAGCCAGCCGCCGGTCGATGGCGACCGCGTGGCACAGATCCGAAGCGCGCTGCAGCAAGGCAATTACCCGATCCTTCCCACCGAAATCGCCGACGCCGTTATCGCGGCCAAGCTGATGCTGAGTTCCGGAGAGTGA
- a CDS encoding flagellar protein FlgN, which translates to MESPASQTGNANAPATLNDNLRQMVAALEAERQSLAGLDRDGITSAADRKDLLCSVLAGAIPGSLDEEGRALVRAAAQKNETNRRIRNLLATNVAARLDALSGSPGLYTSPNAAMVLQRA; encoded by the coding sequence ATGGAATCCCCCGCGTCCCAAACTGGCAATGCGAACGCGCCCGCCACGCTGAACGACAATCTCCGGCAGATGGTTGCCGCCTTGGAAGCGGAGCGGCAGTCGCTTGCCGGACTAGACCGCGACGGGATCACCAGCGCGGCGGACCGCAAGGATTTGCTTTGCAGCGTGCTAGCAGGCGCAATTCCCGGCTCGCTGGACGAGGAAGGGCGCGCCTTGGTGCGGGCCGCCGCCCAGAAAAACGAGACCAACCGCCGCATTCGCAACCTGCTGGCCACCAATGTGGCCGCGCGGCTGGATGCGCTGTCGGGCAGCCCCGGGCTGTATACCTCGCCAAACGCCGCAATGGTGCTCCAGCGCGCCTGA
- a CDS encoding lysozyme family protein, whose amino-acid sequence MSEASFMGLLGTPPIRGAVFGRNAGSPVSSATSAPAPSPAPASPTRDAIARAANRTGMDFDYLLAQAKLESSLDPSAKARTSSASGLYQFIDSTWLETLGRHGERLGLGNMSSAIDTSSGRARVADPSQRASIMALRFDPQASALMAGALASDNRAALTPVLGREPGPSELYVAHFLGAGGASQFFQTLRESPDTSAAAILPRPAAANRGIFYERSGAPRSVGEVMQLFEAKITRAMEGKPAPAFAAQTLGSGPVPTSLPQEFAVAQAEARGTRTSASDVGNYTPRRAALTPPDAPEPAGRRAMSDILADSFGSSASTFSPAAQARTARAYGQIKAFGL is encoded by the coding sequence GTGAGCGAAGCCAGTTTCATGGGATTGTTGGGAACACCGCCCATTCGTGGAGCGGTTTTCGGCCGTAACGCCGGGTCGCCTGTCTCCTCCGCCACATCCGCACCTGCGCCGTCGCCCGCGCCCGCTTCGCCAACGCGCGATGCCATCGCCCGCGCCGCCAACCGGACGGGAATGGATTTCGACTACCTGCTGGCGCAGGCGAAGCTGGAATCCAGCCTCGACCCAAGCGCCAAGGCGCGCACATCCAGCGCATCGGGCCTGTACCAGTTCATCGACAGCACCTGGCTGGAAACGTTGGGCCGCCATGGCGAGCGGCTGGGGCTGGGCAATATGTCTTCGGCCATCGACACCAGTTCGGGCCGCGCCCGCGTTGCCGATCCGTCGCAGCGTGCCTCCATCATGGCGCTGCGCTTCGATCCGCAGGCATCCGCACTGATGGCGGGCGCGCTGGCGTCGGACAACCGCGCCGCGCTGACGCCGGTGCTGGGCCGCGAACCGGGGCCGAGCGAGCTGTATGTCGCGCATTTCCTGGGTGCGGGCGGGGCGTCGCAATTCTTCCAAACGCTGCGCGAGTCGCCCGATACATCTGCTGCCGCCATCCTGCCACGCCCAGCCGCCGCCAATCGCGGTATCTTCTACGAACGCAGCGGTGCGCCGCGTTCGGTCGGCGAGGTGATGCAGCTGTTCGAGGCGAAGATCACCCGCGCGATGGAGGGCAAACCCGCGCCCGCATTCGCCGCGCAAACGCTCGGTTCTGGCCCGGTGCCCACCAGCCTGCCGCAGGAGTTCGCCGTGGCGCAGGCTGAAGCGCGCGGCACGCGGACCAGCGCATCGGACGTTGGCAATTACACCCCCCGCCGCGCTGCGCTCACGCCACCTGACGCGCCCGAGCCGGCGGGCAGACGCGCGATGTCCGACATTCTCGCCGACAGCTTCGGCAGTTCCGCAAGCACCTTCTCCCCCGCCGCACAGGCCCGCACCGCGCGCGCTTACGGCCAGATCAAGGCGTTCGGGCTTTGA
- a CDS encoding flagellar biosynthesis protein FlhA, translating to MPLGILALITLMVLPIPSIMLDAFFVLNIALSIAILMAALNATKPLDFSAFPSVLLFATLLRLALNVASTRIVLVEGHKGGAAAGQVIESFGAFLVDGNFAVGLFVFIILLIINLVVVTKGAGRVSEVSARFTLDALPGKQMAIDADIAAGLMTAEEARARRIEVSTEADFYGAMDGTSKFVKGDAIAAMLILGVNLIAGFALGMLSHDLTAGEAAEFYVTLAVGDALVAQVPALLLSIAAAAIVTRVSDTRNLVGQIGGQFSDPRAWLPVGVVLGALGLIPAMPQTVFLPAAGLVFWLVWHLRRKANTPAEVEAAPEPVDAEKIAIEDVCDHTLVTIELGYGLVHLVDKAKSAPLVARITGVRKQLSQGFGFVVPRFRVRDSLDLPANDYRIVLGGVTVGGASLKPAQVLAIDTGEVGGRTSLHGQAAVDPSFGCPGLWIPPEQRETAVAEGYLVVDPSTIVATHLNQLLSTRGEAMLGPEEVRGILDAVKDRAPGLVEAVHPDPLSLAALTRLLRGMLADGIPLGHPLPILSSIALGLQQTQDFDALVDRVRADLGALLVAQVCPPDTPLPVVTLDASLEAAILGGMIDPTTGQPLIEPDCARMIGDRVAEMVEASAGGPLAMIVQPPVRRPVARLLRQRAPGCLVLSITELPAAQPVEVAAIIGTPELTPPNTGTSEPLEALA from the coding sequence ATGCCGCTGGGTATCCTCGCGCTCATCACGCTGATGGTGCTGCCGATCCCGTCGATCATGCTGGATGCGTTTTTCGTGCTCAACATCGCGCTGAGCATCGCCATCCTGATGGCGGCCTTGAACGCCACCAAGCCGCTCGATTTCAGCGCCTTTCCATCCGTGCTGCTGTTCGCGACCCTGCTCAGGCTGGCGCTTAACGTCGCCTCCACCCGCATCGTGCTGGTCGAAGGCCACAAGGGCGGCGCGGCGGCGGGGCAGGTGATCGAAAGCTTCGGCGCGTTCCTGGTCGATGGCAATTTCGCGGTCGGCCTGTTCGTCTTCATCATCCTCCTCATCATCAACCTCGTGGTGGTGACGAAGGGTGCAGGGCGCGTTTCGGAAGTCTCCGCCCGCTTCACGCTCGATGCGTTGCCGGGCAAGCAAATGGCAATCGACGCTGATATTGCCGCTGGGCTGATGACGGCGGAAGAAGCGCGCGCCCGCCGCATCGAAGTATCCACCGAAGCCGATTTCTACGGCGCGATGGATGGTACGTCCAAATTCGTGAAGGGCGATGCGATTGCCGCCATGCTGATCCTGGGCGTGAACCTGATTGCGGGCTTCGCGCTGGGGATGCTCAGCCACGATCTGACCGCGGGCGAAGCGGCGGAATTTTACGTTACGCTGGCCGTGGGCGACGCGCTGGTGGCGCAGGTTCCCGCGCTGCTGTTGTCAATCGCGGCAGCCGCCATCGTCACTCGCGTATCCGACACCCGCAATCTGGTAGGGCAGATCGGCGGACAGTTTTCCGATCCACGCGCCTGGTTGCCGGTCGGCGTGGTGCTCGGCGCGCTGGGCCTGATCCCGGCCATGCCGCAAACCGTGTTCCTGCCCGCCGCAGGCCTGGTGTTCTGGCTGGTCTGGCATCTCCGCCGCAAGGCCAATACGCCGGCGGAGGTCGAAGCCGCGCCGGAGCCGGTGGACGCGGAAAAGATCGCCATCGAGGATGTATGCGACCACACGCTCGTAACTATCGAACTGGGCTACGGCCTCGTCCATCTGGTGGACAAGGCGAAAAGCGCTCCGCTGGTTGCTCGGATTACAGGGGTGCGCAAGCAGCTTTCCCAAGGCTTTGGCTTCGTGGTGCCGCGTTTCCGCGTGCGCGATTCGCTCGACCTGCCGGCCAATGACTACCGCATCGTGCTGGGCGGTGTGACAGTCGGCGGCGCGTCGCTGAAACCCGCGCAGGTGCTGGCCATCGACACCGGCGAGGTGGGCGGACGGACGAGTTTGCATGGCCAAGCCGCAGTCGATCCCAGCTTCGGCTGTCCCGGCCTGTGGATCCCGCCCGAACAGCGCGAAACGGCGGTGGCGGAAGGCTATCTGGTGGTCGATCCCAGCACCATTGTCGCCACGCATCTCAACCAGCTTCTGTCGACCCGCGGCGAGGCGATGTTGGGGCCGGAGGAAGTGCGCGGCATCCTGGACGCGGTGAAGGACCGAGCGCCGGGCCTGGTCGAGGCGGTTCATCCCGATCCGCTGTCGCTTGCCGCGCTGACACGGCTGCTGCGCGGAATGCTGGCCGATGGCATACCGCTCGGCCATCCGCTCCCGATCCTGTCGAGCATTGCGCTGGGCCTGCAACAGACGCAGGACTTCGACGCGCTGGTGGACCGGGTCCGCGCCGATCTGGGCGCGCTTCTGGTGGCGCAGGTCTGCCCGCCGGACACCCCGTTACCCGTGGTCACGCTCGATGCATCGCTGGAAGCGGCGATCCTCGGCGGCATGATCGATCCCACCACCGGACAGCCGCTGATCGAACCCGATTGCGCGCGCATGATCGGGGACCGCGTTGCCGAAATGGTTGAAGCGAGCGCGGGCGGCCCGCTGGCCATGATCGTTCAGCCGCCCGTGCGCCGCCCGGTCGCCCGCCTGCTGCGCCAGCGCGCGCCCGGCTGTCTGGTGCTCAGCATCACCGAATTGCCCGCCGCGCAGCCGGTGGAAGTGGCGGCAATCATCGGCACGCCTGAATTGACCCCGCCCAATACCGGGACATCAGAACCGCTGGAGGCCTTGGCTTGA
- a CDS encoding sigma-70 family RNA polymerase sigma factor, whose protein sequence is MKHEQSQFIRPPSDRPTPAKAAYTASSADAALVEDRVRRFLPMVRRAAWHIYGNGRDGLEVEDLVQAGLIALTECARRHDAPTEDGFAAYAKIRVRGAMFDIVRKLLPDGRTAARRRRIIADARARLELQLGRAPDVAELAAQSGLSEADVILHDGAATHLVQLDGAYDDSSEAFADDTPDPFALLAEIEDSSRLAGAIAALPDRLKLVLQLYFVEELNLAEIAEVLEVSVPRVHQIKAQALKAARDLLEDG, encoded by the coding sequence TTGAAGCACGAACAATCACAATTCATCCGGCCCCCATCGGACCGGCCCACCCCTGCCAAGGCCGCCTACACCGCAAGCAGCGCCGACGCCGCATTGGTCGAGGACCGCGTGCGAAGGTTCCTCCCCATGGTACGCCGCGCGGCCTGGCATATCTACGGAAATGGCCGCGATGGGCTGGAAGTGGAGGATCTGGTCCAGGCAGGCCTGATTGCGCTCACTGAATGCGCGCGCCGTCATGATGCGCCTACGGAAGATGGCTTTGCTGCCTACGCCAAAATTCGCGTGCGCGGGGCGATGTTCGATATCGTTCGAAAGTTGCTGCCCGATGGCCGGACCGCTGCGCGCCGCCGCCGTATTATCGCCGATGCTCGCGCAAGGCTCGAATTGCAGCTCGGGCGGGCACCGGATGTGGCCGAACTCGCCGCGCAAAGCGGATTGAGCGAGGCGGATGTGATCCTGCATGATGGTGCCGCAACCCATCTCGTACAGCTGGACGGAGCCTATGATGACAGCAGCGAAGCCTTTGCCGATGACACGCCAGACCCCTTCGCGCTGCTGGCCGAGATCGAGGATTCGAGCCGGCTGGCCGGGGCCATCGCCGCCTTGCCGGACCGGCTGAAACTGGTGCTGCAACTGTATTTCGTGGAAGAATTGAATCTTGCCGAAATCGCCGAAGTGCTGGAAGTGAGCGTGCCGCGCGTTCACCAGATCAAGGCGCAGGCGCTGAAAGCCGCGCGCGATCTGCTGGAAGACGGGTAG
- the cysD gene encoding sulfate adenylyltransferase subunit CysD, translating to MLALTHLQRLEAEAIHIMREVVAEAANPVMMYSVGKDSAVMLHLAKKAFYPAPPPFPLLHVDTTWKFRDMYALREKAASDAGMELLVWQNPEAAAQGINPFDHGAVHTDMWKTQGLKQALDHHGFDAAFGGARRDEEKSRAKERVFSFRTASHGWDPKAQRPELWNLYNARKAPRNGKGGGESIRVFPISNWTELDVWQYIMAEGIDIVPLYFAAPRPTFEHDGGLFMADDVERLEQVLGYRPEITERSIRFRTLGCFPLTGAVESEASDLSEVVQEMLLTTTSERQGRVIDKDEGGAGMEKKKQEGYF from the coding sequence ATGTTAGCGCTGACCCACCTCCAACGCCTCGAAGCGGAAGCCATCCACATCATGCGCGAGGTGGTGGCCGAGGCCGCCAATCCGGTGATGATGTATTCCGTCGGCAAGGACAGCGCGGTCATGCTGCACCTCGCGAAAAAGGCGTTCTACCCCGCACCGCCCCCATTTCCGCTGCTGCATGTCGATACCACGTGGAAGTTCCGCGACATGTATGCACTGCGCGAGAAAGCCGCATCGGATGCGGGGATGGAGTTGCTCGTGTGGCAGAACCCCGAAGCGGCGGCGCAAGGCATCAACCCGTTCGATCATGGCGCGGTGCATACCGACATGTGGAAAACGCAAGGGTTGAAACAGGCGCTCGACCACCATGGCTTCGATGCGGCATTCGGCGGGGCCCGGCGCGACGAGGAAAAGAGCCGCGCCAAGGAACGCGTGTTCAGCTTCCGCACCGCCAGTCACGGCTGGGACCCCAAAGCGCAGCGCCCGGAGCTGTGGAACCTCTACAATGCGCGCAAGGCACCCCGAAACGGCAAGGGTGGGGGCGAGAGTATCCGCGTGTTCCCGATCAGCAACTGGACCGAACTGGATGTGTGGCAATACATCATGGCGGAAGGGATCGACATCGTGCCGCTGTATTTCGCCGCGCCGCGCCCGACGTTTGAACATGATGGCGGACTGTTCATGGCCGACGATGTGGAACGTCTGGAGCAGGTGCTGGGTTACCGGCCCGAGATAACCGAACGCTCCATCCGTTTCCGCACGCTGGGCTGCTTCCCGCTGACGGGCGCTGTGGAAAGCGAGGCCTCCGATCTTTCCGAAGTGGTGCAGGAAATGCTGCTCACCACCACCAGCGAACGGCAGGGCCGCGTCATCGACAAGGACGAAGGCGGGGCGGGCATGGAGAAGAAGAAGCAGGAGGGGTATTTCTGA
- the cysN gene encoding sulfate adenylyltransferase subunit CysN, translating into MADAPSAYETDALIADDIDAYLDAHQNKGLLRFITCGSVDDGKSTLIGRLLYDSKMVFEDQLAALESDSKKVGTQGQEIDFALLVDGLAAEREQGITIDVAYRFFATEKRKFIVADTPGHEQYTRNMVTGASTADLAVILIDARKGVLKQTRRHTFLCQLLGIRHMVLAVNKMDLVGYDRAVFDDIVAQYRTFAHELGMEGVTAIPLSGFRGDHITATPSPNMPWYDGPSLIGHLESVELASSALQQQPFAMPVQWVNRPDLDFRGFAGLIAGGSVKPGDTVRVVPSGKTSTVARIVTADGDLDEAVAGQSVTLTMADEIDCSRGDVIAAADAPPETADQFEATLVWMDDEALKPGRGYWLKLATQTVTATVQEPKYEIDIEHEQHIAAKTLALNAIGVAEVYTDKPLVFAPYVHSKTLGGFILVDKITNRTVAAGMLNFSLRRADNVHWQPTTIGREDHAALKSQTPRLLWFTGLSGSGKSTIANEVEKLLAQMNRHTFLLDGDNVRHGLNKDLGFTEADRIENIRRIGEVAKLMTDAGLVVLTAFISPFRAERDMVRAMLPEGEFVEIFVDTPLDVAEARDVKGLYKKARAGELKNFTGIDSPYEAPETPEIRVNTVEMTPVEAAEHIIRQILPLK; encoded by the coding sequence ATGGCCGACGCCCCTTCCGCTTACGAAACAGATGCGCTGATTGCGGATGATATCGACGCCTATCTCGACGCACACCAGAACAAGGGCCTGCTGCGCTTCATCACCTGCGGCAGCGTGGATGACGGCAAGTCCACCCTGATCGGGCGGCTGCTATATGACAGCAAGATGGTGTTCGAGGACCAGCTCGCCGCGCTGGAATCCGACAGCAAAAAGGTCGGTACGCAAGGGCAGGAGATCGACTTTGCGCTCTTAGTGGACGGGCTGGCGGCGGAGCGCGAACAGGGCATCACCATCGACGTCGCCTACCGGTTCTTCGCCACCGAAAAGCGCAAGTTCATCGTGGCAGATACGCCGGGGCACGAACAATATACGCGCAACATGGTCACCGGCGCATCGACCGCCGATCTGGCGGTGATCCTGATCGATGCGCGCAAGGGTGTTTTGAAACAGACGCGCCGTCATACCTTCCTGTGTCAGCTATTGGGCATTCGCCACATGGTGCTGGCAGTGAACAAGATGGATCTGGTCGGATACGACCGCGCGGTGTTCGACGATATCGTGGCGCAATACCGGACCTTCGCGCATGAGCTGGGTATGGAGGGCGTGACCGCCATCCCGCTGTCGGGTTTTCGCGGAGACCACATCACCGCCACGCCCTCGCCGAACATGCCGTGGTATGACGGGCCGTCGCTGATCGGGCATCTGGAAAGCGTGGAGCTGGCGTCCTCTGCCTTGCAGCAGCAGCCTTTCGCCATGCCGGTGCAGTGGGTGAACCGACCCGATTTGGATTTTCGCGGGTTCGCGGGATTGATCGCTGGCGGATCGGTGAAACCCGGCGATACGGTGCGCGTGGTACCCTCGGGCAAGACTAGCACGGTGGCGCGCATCGTGACTGCGGATGGCGATCTGGACGAGGCAGTGGCGGGCCAGTCCGTCACGCTGACGATGGCGGACGAGATCGATTGTTCGCGAGGCGATGTGATTGCCGCCGCCGACGCTCCACCCGAAACCGCCGACCAGTTCGAGGCCACGCTGGTCTGGATGGATGACGAGGCGCTGAAACCGGGGCGCGGATACTGGCTCAAGCTAGCGACGCAGACCGTGACCGCCACGGTGCAGGAACCGAAATACGAAATCGATATCGAGCACGAGCAGCACATTGCCGCCAAGACGCTAGCCCTGAACGCGATCGGCGTGGCCGAAGTCTATACCGACAAGCCGCTGGTGTTTGCGCCCTATGTGCATTCGAAGACGTTGGGCGGCTTCATCCTGGTGGACAAGATCACTAACCGCACGGTCGCCGCCGGAATGCTGAATTTCAGCCTGCGCCGGGCGGACAACGTCCATTGGCAGCCGACCACGATCGGCCGCGAGGATCACGCCGCGCTGAAGAGCCAAACGCCGCGCCTGCTATGGTTCACCGGCCTTTCGGGCAGCGGCAAATCGACTATTGCCAACGAGGTGGAAAAGCTGCTGGCGCAGATGAACCGGCATACCTTCCTGCTCGACGGCGATAATGTGCGCCACGGGCTGAACAAGGATCTGGGCTTTACCGAAGCCGACAGGATCGAGAACATTCGCCGCATCGGGGAAGTCGCCAAGCTGATGACCGATGCAGGGCTGGTGGTGCTTACCGCCTTCATCAGCCCCTTCCGCGCCGAACGCGATATGGTGCGCGCCATGCTGCCGGAGGGCGAGTTCGTGGAAATCTTCGTTGATACCCCGCTGGACGTGGCCGAAGCGCGCGATGTGAAGGGGTTGTACAAGAAGGCACGCGCGGGTGAGTTGAAAAACTTCACCGGCATCGACAGTCCGTATGAAGCACCCGAAACGCCTGAAATCCGGGTGAACACGGTCGAGATGACGCCCGTCGAGGCCGCTGAGCACATCATCCGGCAGATACTCCCGCTGAAATGA
- a CDS encoding 3'(2'),5'-bisphosphate nucleotidase CysQ — MSKLGNLSDAALAAHLAHEAGRIALRVRAESGLEGRGLGDEGDRRANEYLVAALREARPDDGILSEESKDTEARLSKSRVWIVDPVDGTREYGEGRSDWAVHVALSVDGAPTIGAVALPGLAGGTVLRSDEVRPLEPYDAAPRFLVSRSRPAKEAVAVAEAMGGDLIPMGSAGAKAMAVVRGEAEIYLHSGGQYEWDNCAPAAVALAHGLHASRIDGAPLTYNHRETWLPDLLICRPELAGQVLKLVSDLPVSE, encoded by the coding sequence ATGAGCAAGCTCGGCAACCTGTCCGACGCGGCGCTGGCCGCGCATCTCGCGCATGAGGCGGGCCGGATCGCCCTGCGTGTTCGGGCGGAAAGCGGGCTGGAAGGCAGGGGGCTGGGGGATGAGGGGGACCGGCGAGCGAACGAGTATCTCGTCGCTGCATTGCGGGAGGCTCGGCCCGATGACGGGATACTGTCCGAAGAAAGCAAGGATACAGAAGCGCGCCTGTCCAAGTCGCGCGTGTGGATTGTCGATCCGGTGGATGGCACCCGCGAATATGGCGAGGGTCGGTCCGACTGGGCGGTGCATGTTGCGCTCAGCGTGGACGGTGCGCCGACGATTGGCGCGGTTGCGCTACCCGGTCTGGCGGGCGGTACGGTCTTGCGTTCAGACGAGGTTCGACCGCTGGAGCCATACGACGCCGCGCCGCGCTTTCTTGTCAGCCGCAGCCGTCCCGCAAAGGAAGCGGTTGCGGTTGCAGAAGCGATGGGCGGCGACCTGATCCCCATGGGCTCCGCCGGGGCAAAGGCAATGGCGGTCGTTCGCGGCGAAGCGGAAATCTATCTGCATTCCGGCGGGCAGTACGAATGGGACAATTGCGCGCCCGCCGCCGTGGCGCTCGCCCATGGCCTGCATGCGAGCCGGATCGATGGCGCGCCGCTGACCTACAATCACCGCGAAACGTGGCTGCCCGATCTGCTGATCTGCCGCCCCGAACTGGCAGGGCAGGTGCTGAAACTCGTCAGCGACCTGCCCGTATCTGAGTAG